From the genome of Phytohabitans rumicis, one region includes:
- a CDS encoding cupin domain-containing protein: MTDPYEAIARLGTAPLWRYYGNLFAAEPKSRAVPYLWRYAALRPYLLHFADALSLEEAERRVLMLVNPGLTEPPATTTTLYAGIQVIVPGETAQAHRHTAAAFRFIIEGRGAYTTVNGERVHMHPGDLLLTPGWHWHDHAHEGDGPMLWLDGLDYPLVNALDAGFFELYGERTQKAAAPDDLSSRQFIHGRLTPAWDPQPGPNSPIGNYPWTETARAFHAIADDAVGSDSDGVVLEYTNPWNGGPVMPTIGCRIARLRPGFRGTPRRQTPSTIYHVVRGAGVTTVDGQRLEWGEKDVFAVPGWALYEHANASASSDAVLFSYTDAPAITALGLYREEIR; this comes from the coding sequence ATGACCGACCCGTACGAGGCGATTGCCCGGCTCGGCACCGCCCCGCTGTGGCGGTACTACGGCAACCTCTTCGCCGCCGAGCCCAAGAGCCGCGCGGTGCCGTACCTGTGGCGATACGCGGCCCTGCGGCCGTACCTGCTGCACTTCGCCGACGCGCTGTCGCTGGAGGAGGCCGAGCGCCGGGTGCTGATGCTGGTCAACCCCGGCCTGACCGAGCCGCCCGCGACCACCACCACGCTGTACGCGGGCATCCAGGTGATCGTGCCGGGCGAGACCGCGCAGGCACACCGGCACACGGCCGCCGCGTTCCGGTTCATCATCGAGGGCCGCGGGGCCTACACCACGGTGAACGGCGAACGGGTCCACATGCACCCCGGCGACCTGCTGCTGACGCCCGGCTGGCACTGGCACGACCACGCGCACGAGGGCGACGGCCCGATGCTGTGGCTGGACGGCCTGGACTACCCGCTCGTCAACGCCCTGGACGCCGGCTTCTTCGAGCTGTACGGCGAGCGCACGCAGAAGGCGGCCGCACCGGACGACCTGTCGTCGCGGCAGTTCATCCACGGCCGGCTCACGCCCGCCTGGGACCCGCAGCCCGGTCCGAACTCGCCGATCGGCAACTACCCGTGGACGGAGACGGCCCGGGCGTTCCACGCGATCGCCGACGACGCGGTCGGCAGCGACAGCGACGGCGTGGTGCTGGAGTACACCAACCCGTGGAACGGCGGCCCGGTCATGCCCACCATCGGCTGCCGGATCGCCCGGCTGCGCCCCGGCTTCCGCGGCACGCCCCGCCGGCAGACGCCGAGCACCATCTACCACGTCGTCCGCGGCGCGGGCGTGACCACAGTGGACGGCCAGCGGCTGGAGTGGGGCGAGAAGGACGTGTTCGCGGTGCCCGGCTGGGCGCTGTACGAGCACGCCAACGCGTCCGCCAGCTCCGACGCGGTGCTGTTCTCGTACACCGACGCCCCGGCGATCACCGCCCTGGGGCTCTACCGGGAGGAGATCCGGTGA
- a CDS encoding PaaX family transcriptional regulator gives MSARAAEVLTEGSRHILSFGARGEEWAGRWTVAAFSVPEDRRDLRHTLRTRLGWWGFASLYDGLWVSPHERVAEVTAVLAELGVDTATVFTAEVADGSPVGGDPISAWDLDALRAEYERLLEEYEPVQQRWRAGKVGTSEALIARTALMDDWRNFPNLDPELPAVLLPPRWPRTRARELFIDLYDGLARLSEQRVVQIVSEFEPSLAALVRSHGSDFAP, from the coding sequence TTGAGCGCCCGCGCCGCCGAGGTGCTCACCGAGGGCAGCCGGCACATCCTGTCGTTCGGCGCGCGCGGCGAGGAGTGGGCCGGCCGCTGGACGGTGGCCGCGTTCTCGGTGCCGGAAGACCGCCGGGACCTGCGGCACACGCTGCGCACCCGGCTGGGCTGGTGGGGCTTCGCGTCCCTGTACGACGGGCTCTGGGTCTCCCCGCACGAGCGGGTCGCCGAGGTCACCGCGGTCCTCGCCGAGCTGGGTGTGGACACCGCGACGGTGTTCACCGCGGAGGTGGCCGACGGCAGCCCGGTCGGCGGCGACCCGATCAGCGCCTGGGACCTGGACGCGCTGCGCGCCGAGTACGAGCGGCTGCTGGAGGAGTACGAGCCGGTCCAGCAGCGGTGGCGCGCCGGCAAGGTGGGCACCTCGGAGGCGCTGATCGCCCGCACCGCCCTCATGGACGACTGGCGCAACTTTCCCAACCTCGACCCCGAACTGCCCGCGGTGCTCCTGCCCCCGCGGTGGCCGCGTACGCGCGCCCGGGAGCTGTTCATCGACCTCTACGACGGGCTGGCCCGGCTGTCGGAGCAAAGGGTGGTGCAGATTGTGAGCGAGTTCGAGCCGTCGCTGGCCGCGCTGGTGCGCAGTCACGGCAGCGACTTCGCGCCTTAG
- a CDS encoding NAD(P)-dependent alcohol dehydrogenase, whose translation MSRTATAAVAPSQGAPFTLTEVTLDDPRPDEVVVRMVAAGLCHTDLSVRDGLLPARFPVVLGHEGAGVVEEVGSQVTAVAPGDRVLLSFTSCGRCRNCVDGHPAYCDTWLPRNLLGGARMDGSATIRSGGEDVSGHFFGQSSFATYALADERSLVKVPDDAPLDLLAPLGCGIQTGAGTVLNVLRPEPGSTLAVFGAGTVGLAAVMAAALRGLSRIVAVDVVPARLSLALELGATDAVDARGGDVAAALRELTGGAGVDFAVEASGNLAALSAAVDALALRGTCAVVGAPPFGSTIPLDVNAMLGGKRIVGVTEGDANPPVFVPVLADLVTRGMLKLDRLVERFAFADIEKAADAASRGESLKPVLTFE comes from the coding sequence ATGTCCCGCACCGCGACCGCGGCGGTGGCGCCGTCCCAGGGCGCACCGTTCACGCTCACCGAAGTCACGCTCGACGACCCACGCCCGGACGAGGTCGTGGTCCGCATGGTCGCCGCCGGCCTGTGCCACACCGACCTGTCGGTACGCGACGGCCTGCTGCCGGCCCGCTTCCCGGTCGTGCTCGGCCACGAGGGCGCCGGCGTCGTCGAGGAGGTGGGCTCGCAGGTGACGGCGGTGGCGCCCGGCGACCGCGTGCTGCTGTCGTTCACCTCGTGCGGCCGCTGCCGCAACTGCGTCGACGGGCACCCGGCGTACTGCGACACGTGGCTGCCACGCAACCTCCTGGGCGGCGCCCGGATGGACGGCTCCGCCACGATCCGGTCCGGCGGCGAGGACGTCTCTGGGCACTTTTTCGGGCAGTCGTCGTTCGCTACGTACGCCTTGGCGGACGAGCGGAGCCTGGTGAAGGTGCCGGACGACGCCCCGCTGGACCTGCTCGCCCCGCTCGGCTGCGGGATCCAGACCGGCGCCGGCACGGTGCTCAACGTGCTGCGCCCCGAGCCCGGCAGCACCCTGGCCGTCTTCGGCGCCGGCACGGTCGGCCTGGCGGCCGTCATGGCGGCCGCCCTGCGGGGACTGTCCCGGATCGTGGCCGTGGACGTCGTACCCGCGCGGTTGTCCCTGGCCCTCGAACTCGGCGCCACCGACGCGGTGGACGCGCGCGGCGGCGATGTGGCCGCCGCGCTGCGCGAGCTGACCGGCGGCGCAGGCGTGGACTTCGCGGTGGAGGCGTCCGGCAACCTGGCGGCGCTGTCCGCGGCGGTGGACGCGCTCGCGCTGCGCGGCACCTGCGCGGTGGTGGGCGCGCCGCCGTTCGGGAGCACGATCCCGCTCGACGTCAACGCGATGCTCGGCGGCAAGCGCATCGTCGGGGTCACCGAGGGCGACGCCAACCCGCCGGTGTTCGTCCCGGTCCTCGCCGACCTGGTGACGCGCGGCATGTTGAAGCTCGACCGCCTGGTGGAACGCTTCGCGTTCGCCGACATCGAAAAGGCCGCCGACGCCGCCTCTCGCGGCGAGTCCCTCAAGCCGGTGCTCACCTTCGAGTGA
- a CDS encoding serine/threonine-protein kinase, whose product MTGLDYGRLCRVEALRVLGGRYRLEDQIGAGGMAVVWRATDEVLRRSVAVKVLARPLTVDASARLRIQAEARSAARLAHPHVASVYDFGESLDDAGQPVPFVVMELLRGPTLSKRLAAGPLPPPEAMRVCAEVASGIAAAHEAGLVHRDIKPANVVLTPSGAKVVDFGIAAAAGPLEDLDQDDRMVGTPAYLAPERLTGGDVVPASDVYALGLLLHCVLVGRLPWNVETTTQMLRAHEYHEPVPLPPVAGVPPQVVDLCRQCLVKDPADRPTAAEVAAVLADAAGVRLPMTPVPAGTVGGVPVPDPISDVPTVEPRPARDRRRRRSLVVAVVAGTVVATAVGAALLANPAGTNGEAAAGANPTGLEEPTTRPSTTPGPVTTPPPVAPRPGIPPVDGTTGPTTRSGPAETGAAAPTPSATAAPTTPAPEQQTLTSGGGTVTVECLADQAHAVKWTTEPGYWVTKAEPGPAVRVRIWFKSADTLIRMRIRCKAGVATWVNAPT is encoded by the coding sequence GTGACCGGTTTGGACTACGGCAGACTGTGCCGCGTGGAGGCGCTGCGCGTATTGGGTGGCCGGTACCGACTGGAGGACCAGATCGGTGCCGGCGGCATGGCGGTGGTCTGGCGGGCCACCGACGAGGTGCTGCGCCGTTCCGTGGCGGTCAAGGTCCTGGCCCGGCCGCTGACCGTGGACGCCTCGGCCCGGTTACGGATCCAGGCCGAGGCACGCTCCGCCGCCCGCCTCGCCCACCCCCACGTGGCCAGCGTGTACGACTTCGGCGAGTCGCTGGACGACGCCGGCCAGCCGGTCCCCTTCGTGGTGATGGAGCTGCTGCGCGGCCCCACGCTGAGCAAGCGACTCGCCGCCGGTCCGCTCCCGCCGCCCGAGGCGATGCGCGTCTGCGCCGAGGTGGCCAGCGGCATCGCGGCGGCGCACGAGGCCGGCCTGGTCCACCGCGACATCAAGCCCGCCAACGTGGTCCTCACCCCGTCCGGCGCCAAGGTCGTCGACTTCGGCATCGCCGCCGCGGCCGGCCCGCTGGAAGACCTGGACCAGGACGACCGCATGGTGGGCACCCCCGCCTACCTGGCGCCCGAGCGGCTCACCGGCGGCGACGTCGTGCCCGCCTCGGACGTCTACGCGCTCGGCCTGCTGCTGCACTGCGTGCTGGTCGGCCGCCTGCCGTGGAACGTCGAGACCACCACCCAGATGCTGCGGGCGCACGAGTACCACGAGCCGGTCCCGCTGCCACCGGTCGCCGGAGTGCCGCCGCAGGTCGTCGACCTGTGCCGGCAGTGCCTGGTGAAGGACCCCGCCGACCGGCCCACCGCCGCCGAGGTGGCCGCCGTCCTCGCCGACGCCGCCGGCGTACGGCTGCCCATGACGCCCGTCCCGGCCGGCACCGTTGGCGGCGTGCCTGTTCCGGACCCGATCTCCGACGTGCCCACGGTCGAGCCCCGCCCCGCCCGAGACCGCCGGCGCCGCCGCAGCCTCGTCGTCGCCGTGGTCGCCGGGACCGTCGTCGCGACGGCGGTGGGCGCCGCCCTGCTCGCCAACCCCGCCGGCACGAACGGCGAAGCGGCGGCCGGCGCCAACCCCACCGGCCTCGAAGAGCCCACCACCCGACCGTCAACCACGCCCGGCCCCGTCACCACCCCACCCCCGGTGGCACCCCGTCCCGGCATCCCACCGGTCGACGGCACCACCGGCCCCACCACCCGCTCCGGACCGGCCGAGACCGGCGCCGCCGCCCCCACCCCGTCGGCGACCGCGGCCCCCACCACACCGGCACCGGAGCAGCAGACACTCACATCCGGCGGCGGCACGGTGACCGTGGAGTGCCTCGCGGACCAGGCGCACGCGGTCAAGTGGACCACCGAGCCCGGGTACTGGGTCACCAAAGCCGAGCCGGGCCCGGCCGTGCGCGTACGCATCTGGTTCAAGAGCGCAGACACCCTCATCAGGATGCGCATCCGCTGCAAGGCCGGCGTAGCCACCTGGGTCAACGCCCCCACCTAG